CAGCAGTCCGGCGTAGAGGTAGGAGGCGGGATCGAACTCCTCGGCCATCGGGCTCTCCGGGTCGAACAGTTGCAGCTGGTCGACGACGTTCGGGAGGAAGCTGCTCAGGACGTCGGGCAGAAACGTGAGCATCCCTCGATAGAAGAGGCCGTTCATCATCACCAGAAAAAAGGCGATGGTGAACCCCACGGTAAACAGCGACCGACTGTCGGCGACGAACTGCCGCCACGTCATCCCGTGGGTGTCGGACGCCGGGGTGCCACCGTCCGCCTGCGCCTGGGCGGCGGCGGTCTCGTCGAACTCGACCGACAGCGCGTAGAGCACCGCGACAGCCGCCGGCGCGATTAGGAGCGCGGTCACGAGCCGCCACTCGAAAAACAACAGCAGCACCGCCGTCAGGAGCGGCCCGAGGGCGATCCCCAGATTGCCCGCCATGCCGTGGTAGGCAAAGCCGGTCCCGCGCTCCTCAACGCCCTTGCTGATCAGCGACAGCCCGGCAGGGTGGTATACGCTCGCGGCGAGCCCCCAGATACACAGCGCTACCATAATCATGAGGACGTTTGGGGCGATGCTTAACACCAGGAAGGACGCGCCCATTCCCACAAGACACGCGGTCACGAGTTCCTGCGAGCCGAAGCGGTCGACGAGGATCCCCCCTGGCAGGGCCCCGACGCCGAACAGCCCGTAACCGACCGCGACGACGACCCCCAAGAGAGCGGTACTCACCGAGAACTCGGAGAGCCAAAGCACCATCAAGATCGGGATCGAGAGTTCGTACGTATGGACGATCGCGTGGGAGACCATCACGAACCCAATGATTGATCTATCATTGCTATTCATCCGTCCACATCCTCCAACGATTCATACATACACTGACAGATATTGCCCTCCGCCGGGAGCGGCGCACCGACGACGACTGCTAGTCCCGACGTCTCGAGTGCGAGTCGATCGAGTGCGTCACGGGCGGTGCGAGCGACGGCGCTGTTCGTCGATGCGGTCCGGTCGATCCGGTAGCCGCTCAGGAACAGTTCGGGGAAGACCAGCAGGTCAACCCTGTCCGCTCGGGTCCGCTCGATCTCGTCTCGAGCCCGCCCGGTGTTTCGCGCGACGTCTCCCAGAACCGAATCGCTCTGGACGACTCGAACGGTAATTTCGCTCACGGTCGAGTACTCCCTCCGTGGCCTCGAGAGCGAAAGAACATCGTGGCTCGCTACTCTTCGTAGGTCGCGATCCGTTCGACGTGAGTGAGCGTTACGGCGAGCAACACGATGGTAACGGCGACGATGATGAAGACGACGCTGATGACGTTCACTTCGGGCGTCGCGTGCTGTCGGAGTTCGTCCCAGAGATACGTCGGCAGCGTGTTCGTCACCGTGTCCTTCACGAAGTAGGTGTAGACGAACTCGTTGAACGAGATCGTAAAGGCGAGGAGTCCGCCGGCGACGATACCCGGGAAGATGTTTGGGAGCGTGATCCGGACGAACGTCTGTAACTCATCCGCACCGAGGTCCTTCGACGCCTCCTCGAGGCGGTAATCGAACGCGACGAACGTCGGGAGGATGATGAGCGTCGCGAACGGAAGGATCCGGATGACGTGTGCGATGACGACCGACCAGTAGCCCGACGGGAAGTTGACGATTCCCAGGAAGATCGCGAGCGCCACACCGACGACCACTAGCGGCACGACGATGGGCAGGGTAGCGAGCAACTGCAGCGTGTTGTTTCCGACGAAATCGTAGCGATCGACGGAGTAAGATATCAACAGCGCGAGGACGACCGCGATCGGCGTCGCCACGAGGCTCACTTTCAGCGAGGTCAACACCGAGGAGATCGCCTGATCGTTGTTGAGGAACACGACGTACCAGTCGGTCGTGAAACTCTGTGGTGGGAACGTCAACACTTCGTGTTTGGCGAACGACATGATCACGAGGACGAAGATCGGCGTCCACAGGAACACGATCGCGAACAGGATCGTCGCGTACCCGAACCTGCGGCCGTGCATGTGAACGACCCGCTCGAGGCGGCCGAATGCGGATCCGAGAAGGCTCATGCGTTCTCACCCCGGTCGAGCACGTTGCCGCCACTGGCCACGCTGACCACCAGCGCGGCGATGACGAGTATCGTGACGATCACGCTGATCGCGGCACCGAACGGCCAGTTGAACGCCTGGGTGAACTGCTGTTCGATCACCATCCCGATCATGACGTTTCCGGTGCCGCCCAGCAGCGTCGGGGTGATGAACGCGCCGAAAACGGGGATGGCAACCAGGATGACGCCGACCATGATGCCGCTTTTGGTCATCGGTAACGTCACGGTGACGAACGTCTTGATCGGCCCCGCCCCGAGGTCCTTGGCGGCGTCGATGAGATCGGTGTTCATCCCGCTGAGCGAGGCGTAGAACGGGAGCGTCGCGAGCGGGAGATAGACGTAGACGAAGCCGATGATAACGGCTTCGTGACTGTACAACAGCCCGATGGGTTCGTTGATGAGTCCCGTCGTCAGTAACACGGTGTCGAGCAGTCCGTTCGACTGGAGGATGTTGATCCACGCGTACATGCGGATGATGTAGTTGGTCCAGAACGGCAGGATGACGAGCAACAACAGGAGCGTCGCCCGCTTGGAGAAGCGAACGATACTGTACGCGAGCGCGTAGCCGAGCGCAACGGCGACGACCGTCGTCTGGACCGTGATGACGGTCGTTCGCCAGAGCACGGTCATATAGGTGTCCGAACTGACGAAGCGCATGTAGTTCTCGAGGGTCGTCGGCGCCGGCGGCATCCCGTCGAGAAACGACAGCCAGACCATGACTATGAGTGGTGCGACGAAGAAGACGAACAGGACGCCGAACGGAATCCCGATCAGGACGAACTTCTTGAGCCGGGGGTGGTTCCTGAAGAAGGTAACGACCTCTCTGAGGTTGTCTTGGACGCGGTCGAACGTAACGCTCGAAACGGTCTTCGAACTCATGCGCTCTCTTTCTCCGCCGGGAACACCTGTGCATCTGCGTGTGACCACGTAACGTAGACGTCGTCGTCGACCGAGAACTGGTCGTCCGACCCCTGAATGACGAACGTTCCCAGTGACGTACTGATGCGATACGAGACGTTCTCACCCTGGTAAATGCGGTTTTCGACCGTTCCTGTGAGGGTGTGGGGCTCCGAGGGGGGGTCCCCGTGAAGCTCGAGCTGGTGTGGACGGATACAGAGGTCGATCGTCGATCCGTTGGCCCCGGTGATGTCGGCGAGTTCGCCGACGAGGGTGGCGTCGTCGACGCGAACGGTTTGCTCGTCGAGACGCAACGCCGCGTCGGTTTCGTTGACGTGTTCGACCGATGCCGGGATCACGTTGACGTCCCCGATGAAGTCCGCGACGAACTTGCTACTCGGTTCGACGTAGAGCTCCTCGGCAGTGCCGACCTGCTCGATCTGTCCCTCGTTGAGGAGAACGAGCTTGTCGGAGACGGCCATCGCGACCTCCTGGTCGTGGGTCACGTACAGAAACGAGATGCCGGTCTCTCGCTGAATCCGCTGGAGTTCGACCTGCATGTGTTGGCGGAGTTTCCGGTCGAGCGAGGCGAGCGGTTCGTCGAACAGGACGAGTTCCGGCTCGTTGACGATCGCCCGGGCCAGCGCGACGCGCTGTTGCTCGCCACCCGACAGCTCGTCCGGTTTCCGGTCTTCGTACCCCGACAGGTGAACGACGTCGAGCATCTCCGTGACCCGCTGTTCTCGTTTCTCTTTGGGGACGCCGCTTTGTTTGAGGCCGTACTCGATGTTTCCTGCCACGGTGAGGTGGGGGAACAGCGCCAGTCCCTGGAACATCATGTTGACGTTCCGCTCGAACGGTGGCTGTCCGACCATGTCCTCGCCGTTGAGCAGGATTTCTCCCGACGTGGGAGATTCGAAGCCGGCGACCATCCGCAGAATCGTGGATTTGCCCGATCCACTCGGTCCGAGAATCGAGACGAACTCGCCGTTGTCGACATCGAACGAGACGTCGTTGACGGCCAGTACGGAGCCAAAGTCTTTCGTGAGGTTGTTAATTTCGAGTAAAGACATGTATGTGTTCGTTCAATCGCGTTGTTATGCACTCTTGACTTCGGTCCAGATCTCGTCGAACGTTTCCAGAACGTCGTCGTCGAGCGGCCGTTCGAAGTAGAGTCGATCGTCCCACTCCTCCGGCCACATGTGGAACTCGATCCGTTCTTCGGTGAGGGTGCCGTCCTCCAACTCCGGTTCGTACAGCGCCATGAGATCGTCGTCGTCGACCGGCGGACGGTAGCCGAGTTCGGTCAGCATGTGTTTGATATTTTCCGGCCGGGAGACCCAGTCGATGAACAGCAGCGCCGCTCGCGGGTTGGGGGCATTCGACGGCAGCACGAAGTCGTTCATCCCGTAGAGGGTGCCCTCCTCGGGCACCGTGTAGTCGACGGGTGCCTCGTCGTCGTACTTGGCGATGTACGTCTGCCCGTCGAGCAGGGGGCCGACGACGACGTCCTCGTTGAGGAACATCCCGCGGGCGTGGTTGAACTCGGACCAGTACGTGACGTTCAGATCGCGCTGCTGTATCAACACTTCTCGGATCTCGTCCATGTCGTCCGGATCGAACGGATCCTGGCCCGTGTACAGCGCTGCGATCTGACACGCGTAGTAGGATCGGTCCCACATGAACATCTCGTCGGCGAACTCGTCGTCCCAGAGGACGCCCCACGACTCCGGCGGACTGTCAAAGACTTCCGTGTTGTACGTCAGCGACGGGTTGATACTGAGCGCCTGTGGCAGCGCGTACACGTCACCGTCCGTCGTGTGATACTCGTCTAAGATCTCCTTCAGCGAGTCGGGAACCTCCTCCCAGGCGGGCATCATATCGACAGGGAGCGGCTCCAGGTACTCGTTGTTCATCGCGCGGTCGGTCCAGTCGATGCCCGAGCCGATGCTGTCGATCTCCCCGTTCCCACCCTCGAGCTGGGAGTACCACTCCGACGGATCCGAGTAGGCGCCGGTGTTTACCTCGAGGTCGTACTCGTCGGCGAACGTCTCGGCCGCCCAATCGCGGAAGTCGAAGTACCAGTTCCAGACGTTGAGTGAGTCCTCGTAGTCCTCGGGAGGCCACTCCTCGAGATCCATCGGCCGGAAACCGTCGTCCGAACCCCCGCCACCCATACACCCCGCAAGTGCAGCCGCAGCGACCGCACCGGTTCCCTTCAAAACCGAGCGGCGTCTACGATTCATGTTATCTTGAACCATACAGGTCTCTGGTATCGCGCCCCATATATAATAGTTTGGTATACATCCAGATTTTTGGCCAGTATTTTGAATGCAGATGTCATATATTCTTTATTGCTAGATTGTATTCGGCCCGCCCGCCAGTTTTACAATATCGGTTCGCCTCTACTCACGGGATGGATGCCGATCGATCTAGACGGGCGGTCGTCGATCACATCGCGAACAGTCGCGACGAACTGGTCGACCTGTTGTGCGAACTCGTCGCACAGCCCTCCGTGGCGGGCGACGAACGAGCCGTACAGGAGACTATCGCAGCGAAACTAGACGCGCTCGGACTCGAGCCGGACGTCTGGGAACCCGACGACGAGGCTCTCCGTGATCACCCGGGCTTTTTCGAGACGACCTCCTACCAGCGACAGGGGTACGAGGGCCGGCCGAACGTCGCCGCGCGCATCGACGGTGGCGACGGTCGGTCGCTCGGACTCAGCGGCCACGTCGACGTCGTGCCGGTCGAGGCGGAGTCGTGGACAACCGATCCCTGGGAGCCGACGGTGATCGACGGACGCGTGTACGGTCGCGGAACGATGGACATGAAAGGCGGCATCGCCGCCGCCCTCACGGCGGTCCGGGCGCTCGTCGAACGGGACGTCTCCCTTGGCGGCGACCTCCTCTTGCAGACGACGATCGAGGAGGAAGAGGGGGGCTGCGGCGGCGTTCTCTCCGCGCTCGAGCGGGGGTATCGACCGGACGCGGCGATCATCCCCGAACCCTACGGCGTGCCGAACGTCGGGATCGCCAGCGCCGGCGTCCTGTACTTCCGGCTCACGGTTCACGGGAAGGCCTCACACGCCGCGCGCGGCTACGAGGGCGTTAACGCGTTCGAGAAGGCGACGAAACTTTCCGGAGCGCTCGCGGAACTCGATCGAGAACGGAAAGCGCGCATCTCGTACCCGCCGGCCGCACGGAGCGATCCCGCCGCCGAAGGGAGCGTCACGAACCTGAACGTCGGCATCGTCCGCTCCGGCGACTGGGTCTCGACGGTCCCCTCCAGGGCCGTCCTCGAGTGTCGCATCGGCTGGCCGCCGGGGGAGAGCCGCGACGACGTTCGACGGCAGGTTCGGGAGGCCGTCGACGGCGTCGTCGAAAACGACGAGTGGCTCGCGGAACACCCGCCGGGCCTCGAGTGGTTCGGGTGGAGCGCCGAGCCACACGAAGTGCCGAGAGACGCCGAGATCCTGTCGATAGCGAAACGCCGCGCCGAGGAAGTAACTGGCGACACGACCGAGTACGTCGGCGGACTCGCCGGGATGGACGAGCGATTTTACAACAACTACTACGACATCCCCTGCGTCACGGTCGGGCCCTCCGGAGAGAACGGACACGGCGCGGACGAGTCCGTCGAGATCGAATCGCTGGTTGAAACCGCCCAGACCATCGCGCTGTCGGCGATGGACTGGTGCGGAATCGACGAGTAGCGCCTGCGCCGTCTCACTCGTCGCGGACGCGAACGTCGAGCACCGACGGGCCGGACTGCTCGAGTGTGCGCTCGAGTGCGGGGCCCAGAGCGTTGGGATCGTCGACGCGTTCGGCGTGGGCACCGTGGCTTTTGGCGTTCGCGACGAAGTCGATCGGCGGATCGAAGTCCATCCCGTCGTACTCGTGGTCTTCCGCGTCGCCGCCGAACAGGCGGGTCGCGTTCTGTTTCAGTACCCGGTAGTTCCGGTTGTTAGGGATGACAATCGTGAGGTCGAGGTCGTACCGAACCGCGGTGTAGATCGCCTGCGGGTAGTACAGGTACGAGCCGTCTCCGACGACGCCGACGACCGGACGCGAATCCGATGCCATCGTCATCGCGACCGCCGACCCGACCGTGGCGGGCGTGCCGTAGCCGAGTCCGCCGCTCTTGTTCGAGATCATCCCCTCGGATTCGAAGTTCCACTCGTTGCGGATGTAACGCGCCGTCGTGATAGCCTCGTTGACGAGATAGGCGTTCGGAGCGACCCGCTGTAGCTCCGCGATCAGTTCGCGTTTCGAGAGGACGTCGGCGTTGACGGACTCCTGGCCGCCGTCCTCGCGCTCGAGGCGGCGCTCTATTGTGGCGATCGCCCGCTCTCGTCTGGCCGCCGTCTCCGAGCCGAGTTCGTCCTCGACCGCCTCGGCGACAGCGTCCATCGTCTGCCCGACGTCGCCGAGCACCGCGACGTCCGCCGGGTGGTTCTTCCCCAGTTGCCAGGCGTCGTCGCTGAGATGGAGGAGGGTCGCATCCGGATCGATCAGCGGCTGGTCCGGTTTAAGGTCGGGAATGTGCGTCGAACAGCCGACGAACGCGAGCGCGTCACCGTCCATCCACTCGGCGTACGATTCTGTCGAAGGGGCGACGGTGCCGACCCACTGGTCGTGGTCCGTCGGGAAGTTGACCTCGCCCATGAGGATCTCCCCGTGAACGCGCGCACCGCACGCCTCGGCTAGTCGAACCGCGGCGTCGATCGCGTTGGTTCCGGCGCGGGCGACGCCGTCGCCGACGACCAACACCGGATCCTCCGCGTCGATCAGGCGGTCAGCCGCGCTGGCGATCTGTCCGGCGTCACCGCCGCCGGCGTTCGGAATCGCGCCCAGCTGTTCGGGCTCGGCGGTCGTCTCGGCGGTCATCACGTCGACCGGCAGACCGAGGAAGACGGGACCGGTTGGCGGCGTGAGCGCGATCCGAAACGCGCGCCGCAACATCGCCGGCAGCGCGTCGACGTGTTTCACTTCGGCGCTCCACTTGGTGAACTGCCGAGCCATCCGCTCTATGTCCCCGTGCAGGATCGGCTCCGTGTGTTGATGATCGGTCGAATGATTGCCGGCGGTGACGACAAGGGGAACGCCGGCGAACATCGCCCCCTGGATGTTCGCCAGTCCGTGTGCGAGCCCCGGTGCGACGTGGAGGTTGACGACGCCGACGGGACAGGTGTCCGGCGGCCGGTAGCTGTCGTGGCGGAGCGTGCCCGCGTAGCCGGCGGCCGCTCCGACCGCGACGTCCTCGTGAAGCCCGAGGACATAATCGAGTTGACTCCCACTGAGTGCGTTCATGACGGGCAACTCCGTCGTCCCCGGATTCCCGAATACGTGCTCTACACCGTACTCGAGAAGCGTCTCTACGAACAGATCCGCGCCGGTACGTGCCGCTCTCTCGGACATACCGTCACCCTACTGAAAGCGACCCAATAAGCATTTGGGATGTTGATTTCAGTTCAGAAAAAGACGCTCTCGTTGTCTTCAGTTTGAAGAGTGGCGTCGGTCGGCCGGATTACGACTCCTCGAGCGGCCAGTACGTCTCGTGGTGGGAAACGGCCGCGTCGATCCACCTCGGGAGGTGGCCAGACGATTCGTCGACCCACGCGAACGGGTCGTCAACACCGTATTCGGGGAGTTCGACCGCCGACCCGGTCGCGCCCTCGAGGACGCCGAGCGTGGCGAACGGGAGGTGGCTGATCTGATAGCCGCCCTCCTGGACGATCGCGAGCCGACCGTCGCTCGCCTTGGCCGCGAGCGTCTGCGCCCGACGCCCCAACTCCCGGAATCCGCCGCGGGTCACGACGTTTCGGCCCAGCGGATCCGCCGTCCCGGGATCTTGTCCCGCACTCACCAGCACCAGATCCGGATCGTACGCTGTCACGACGGGTTTGACGAGGCGGTCGAAGACGTCCGCGTACCCCCGATCGCCGATGCCCAGCGGCGTCGGGACGTTGACGGTGTACCCCTCGCCCGCGCCGGTTCCGGTCTCCTCGAGCGAGCCCTCCTGGGGGTGGTACTGCGGGTCCCACGCGCCATGGTCGTGGTGGACGCTGACGTAGAGCACGTCGTCCCGGTCGTAAAAACACTCCTGCGTGCCGTTCCCGTGATGGACGTCCCAGTCGACGATGGCCACGCGCTCCGCTCCCGCTTCCAGCGCTGCCTCCGCGGCGATGGCGGCGTTGTTGAAAAAGCAGAATCCGTCGGGCTGGCCGGGCTGTGCGTGGTGCCCGCTCGGTCGGGCGAGAGCGTAGGGAACCGCCTCGTCGTCGCTCAGCGCGGCCTCCGCGGCGGCGATAGCGGTCCCGGCGGCGTACCGCGCCGCGTCGTACGTCGCCTCGTTCGCCCCGGTCGTCGTTCCGTCGATCCGGCCGCCGCCGTCCGCGCTGAACTCCCGGAGCCAGTCGACGTACGATCCGTCGTGTACACGGAGAAGCGCCTCTCGACTGGCGGGCGACGCGGATTCGAACTGCGCCCGATCGCCGAACCCCGACTCGAGCATCGCTTTGATGTTTTCCACGCGGGCCGGCTGATCCGGATGCGGTTCGTCAACCGCCAGGAAGGGCGCACTCGGGAGTTTGAACGACCCTGCCGGCGGCTCGTGTGCGATGGTCTTCCGGTGCCAGTAGACCGTCAGCGGCATCGTCTCCGCGCTCCCGTCGGCCGGTCTTGTGTCAGTCATCGGCTTCCTGATAATTGACGATCGTGTGCGCGATCGTCGTCGCGGTCTCGAGCAGCGAGTCGACGGTCGTGTGTTCGTCGGCACCGTGGAGGTTGTGGCCGACCGGGCCGACCGACACCGCGTCGACGTCGTAGTACCGCACGAAGAACCGCTCGTCGAGGCCAGCGTTGCCGCCGACGAACTGCCCGGCGGCTCCCGTCACCGCCTCGGCGTTCGACTTCGCGACCCGTACAATCTTCGAGTCCGTCGCTGTTTCGTGGGGCGCGGCCTGCCAGCCGAACCACTCGATGGTCGGCGGATTCGCCGCGAGCCACTCGTCGTCCTCGGCGACGGCCGCGATGGTCTCATCGATCTGCGTTCGGACCTCGGCGCGACTCTCGCCCGGCGGCCAGCCGACCCGCCCCTGCAGGACCGCCTCGCTCGGGACGGTCGAGGGCCAGTCGCCCGCCTCGATCGTCCCCAAGTTGAGGTTCGTGACGTTACCCTCGAGTTTCGGATCGGCAGCGTGAGCGGGCGGATACTCGATCCGCTCTTTCCGCTCGGCGTCGAGCTCCTCGAGCGCTGCGTACAGTTTCGCCGCCTTCCCGATCGCATTGACGCCCTCGTGACCCCACGCCGCGTGGACGCTCTTGCCGGGGACCTCGATTCGAAAGTACATCACGCCGGCGCTGGCCACGCCGATGTTCGGCACGTCGAACGGTTCGGCGATGACCGCGGCGTCCGGGACGTACCCCCGCTCGAGCGCGGAGAGCGCCCCGCCGACGCCGCCGTCCTCCTCCTCGATCGTGCTCTGGAAGAGGAGGTCGCCGCCGAGTTCGACTCCCTCCTCGAGAAGCGCCTCGATCGCGATCAGCACGGCTGCGAGTCCGCCTTTCATGTCCGCGACGCCGCGGCCGTACAGCGTGTCGTCCTCCCTCGTCATCGACCAGGGGTCGCGGTCCCACTCGGATTCGGTCACGTCGACGACGTCGATGTGGCCGCCGACCGTGAGGGTCGGCCCGTCGCCACCCTCGATGCGCGCGGCGACGTTCGGCCGGCCCTCGTAGCCGACGTCCGCGAACGAGGAGGTCTCGAAAAAGCCATCGTGGCCGCGGAGAGCCTCGTCGTCGGGTTCCCAGACGTCCGGCTCGAGCCCGAGGGTCTCGAGTGCGTCAACGATGACCTCCTGACCCGGCCCCTCGTTCCCGGTGACGGTTTTCGTCTCGACGAGCGCCGAGACGAGTTCGAGCAGTCGCTCCTCTCGCCGTTCGATCGCTTCCGTCAAGGCTGCCTTCATGCTTGACGCCACCCGATCGGTCGGTCGTGTGGATGCGGTTCGACGCTGCCAGCGCCGTTCGGATCGATACGGATCGGACGTGTCGTCGCTGTCGATATCATGAGCGTGTCGGGTTCTGAGAGAGCCGCGTGACGTGGCGTACGGGTTCGGTGACGCCGTTCTCGCCGGCCTACGGCTCGTCCTATCCGATGGGCTCATTCGAGCGAGAGATTAAATAGCTTCCCGTGACCGCAGACTATTTTAGACAAACTCCGGAAATAGATGACATGGTTAGTTCGGATTCAATATCTTCTGGAAGAGTTGTACAGTACCGAAACACTTAGCAACCGCTCTGCGGTATTCCGTCGCATGATATCTATCGACGAGGGTCGGTTTCGCGAGACGTTCGAACGATACGCCGACATCGGGCGGACCGAGAACGGGGGGATCCATCGTCTCGCGCTGACGGAAACCGACGGGCGCGTCCGCGATCAGTTCGTGAGCGACCTCGAGGCGCTCGGTCTCGATGTCAGGATCGACGAAGTCGGTAACATCTTCGGCCGCCGCGAGGGAACGGAGCCGGACGCAGCGCCGGTGGTCGTCGGCTCGCACCTGGATTCCCAGCCCTACGGCGGGCGATTCGATGGCCAACTCGGCGTCCTGACCGCCCTCGAGACCGTGCGAACGTTCGTCGACGAGGGAGTCGACCACCGTCGCCCGATCGAGGTCGTAAACTGGACGAACGAGGAGGGGTCGCGGTTCAAACCGGCGCTGATGGGTAGCGGGACGTTCACCGGCGAGTTCGATGTCGACGAGACGCTCGAGCGGACGGACGACGACGGGACGAGCGTCGAGGAAGCGCTCGAGGAGATCGGCTACCGGGGCGAGGTGCCGTGTCGACCCGGCGAGGACGTCCACTCCTACCTCGAACTACACGTCGAACAGGGACCGGTCCTCGAAGAACGCGATGTCGCCGTCGGCGTCGTCGAGGGCATCCTCGGGATGGTGTGGCTCGACGCGACGATCCGCGGCGAGGCCGATCACGCCGGCCCGTCACCGATGCACACGAGACAGGACGCGCTCGTCGCCGCAACCGACGTGGTC
This DNA window, taken from Natronococcus sp. CG52, encodes the following:
- a CDS encoding MFS transporter translates to MNSNDRSIIGFVMVSHAIVHTYELSIPILMVLWLSEFSVSTALLGVVVAVGYGLFGVGALPGGILVDRFGSQELVTACLVGMGASFLVLSIAPNVLMIMVALCIWGLAASVYHPAGLSLISKGVEERGTGFAYHGMAGNLGIALGPLLTAVLLLFFEWRLVTALLIAPAAVAVLYALSVEFDETAAAQAQADGGTPASDTHGMTWRQFVADSRSLFTVGFTIAFFLVMMNGLFYRGMLTFLPDVLSSFLPNVVDQLQLFDPESPMAEEFDPASYLYAGLLMVGIAGQYVGGKLTDRVRTEIGLAVVIGSLTIVAIAFVPAAETGVVPLLVVSALLGFLLFALQPLYQATIAEYSPPGDRGLSYGYTYLGSFGIGAGGAVIAGYLLSAGGVERTFLGLAVFPIVGAALSLALLRYGVPRE
- a CDS encoding nitrilase-related carbon-nitrogen hydrolase, whose translation is MSEITVRVVQSDSVLGDVARNTGRARDEIERTRADRVDLLVFPELFLSGYRIDRTASTNSAVARTARDALDRLALETSGLAVVVGAPLPAEGNICQCMYESLEDVDG
- a CDS encoding ABC transporter permease, with product MSLLGSAFGRLERVVHMHGRRFGYATILFAIVFLWTPIFVLVIMSFAKHEVLTFPPQSFTTDWYVVFLNNDQAISSVLTSLKVSLVATPIAVVLALLISYSVDRYDFVGNNTLQLLATLPIVVPLVVVGVALAIFLGIVNFPSGYWSVVIAHVIRILPFATLIILPTFVAFDYRLEEASKDLGADELQTFVRITLPNIFPGIVAGGLLAFTISFNEFVYTYFVKDTVTNTLPTYLWDELRQHATPEVNVISVVFIIVAVTIVLLAVTLTHVERIATYEE
- a CDS encoding ABC transporter permease; protein product: MSSKTVSSVTFDRVQDNLREVVTFFRNHPRLKKFVLIGIPFGVLFVFFVAPLIVMVWLSFLDGMPPAPTTLENYMRFVSSDTYMTVLWRTTVITVQTTVVAVALGYALAYSIVRFSKRATLLLLLVILPFWTNYIIRMYAWINILQSNGLLDTVLLTTGLINEPIGLLYSHEAVIIGFVYVYLPLATLPFYASLSGMNTDLIDAAKDLGAGPIKTFVTVTLPMTKSGIMVGVILVAIPVFGAFITPTLLGGTGNVMIGMVIEQQFTQAFNWPFGAAISVIVTILVIAALVVSVASGGNVLDRGENA
- a CDS encoding ABC transporter ATP-binding protein, which produces MSLLEINNLTKDFGSVLAVNDVSFDVDNGEFVSILGPSGSGKSTILRMVAGFESPTSGEILLNGEDMVGQPPFERNVNMMFQGLALFPHLTVAGNIEYGLKQSGVPKEKREQRVTEMLDVVHLSGYEDRKPDELSGGEQQRVALARAIVNEPELVLFDEPLASLDRKLRQHMQVELQRIQRETGISFLYVTHDQEVAMAVSDKLVLLNEGQIEQVGTAEELYVEPSSKFVADFIGDVNVIPASVEHVNETDAALRLDEQTVRVDDATLVGELADITGANGSTIDLCIRPHQLELHGDPPSEPHTLTGTVENRIYQGENVSYRISTSLGTFVIQGSDDQFSVDDDVYVTWSHADAQVFPAEKESA
- a CDS encoding ABC transporter substrate-binding protein; its protein translation is MVQDNMNRRRRSVLKGTGAVAAAALAGCMGGGGSDDGFRPMDLEEWPPEDYEDSLNVWNWYFDFRDWAAETFADEYDLEVNTGAYSDPSEWYSQLEGGNGEIDSIGSGIDWTDRAMNNEYLEPLPVDMMPAWEEVPDSLKEILDEYHTTDGDVYALPQALSINPSLTYNTEVFDSPPESWGVLWDDEFADEMFMWDRSYYACQIAALYTGQDPFDPDDMDEIREVLIQQRDLNVTYWSEFNHARGMFLNEDVVVGPLLDGQTYIAKYDDEAPVDYTVPEEGTLYGMNDFVLPSNAPNPRAALLFIDWVSRPENIKHMLTELGYRPPVDDDDLMALYEPELEDGTLTEERIEFHMWPEEWDDRLYFERPLDDDVLETFDEIWTEVKSA
- a CDS encoding ArgE/DapE family deacylase; its protein translation is MDADRSRRAVVDHIANSRDELVDLLCELVAQPSVAGDERAVQETIAAKLDALGLEPDVWEPDDEALRDHPGFFETTSYQRQGYEGRPNVAARIDGGDGRSLGLSGHVDVVPVEAESWTTDPWEPTVIDGRVYGRGTMDMKGGIAAALTAVRALVERDVSLGGDLLLQTTIEEEEGGCGGVLSALERGYRPDAAIIPEPYGVPNVGIASAGVLYFRLTVHGKASHAARGYEGVNAFEKATKLSGALAELDRERKARISYPPAARSDPAAEGSVTNLNVGIVRSGDWVSTVPSRAVLECRIGWPPGESRDDVRRQVREAVDGVVENDEWLAEHPPGLEWFGWSAEPHEVPRDAEILSIAKRRAEEVTGDTTEYVGGLAGMDERFYNNYYDIPCVTVGPSGENGHGADESVEIESLVETAQTIALSAMDWCGIDE
- a CDS encoding thiamine pyrophosphate-binding protein, encoding MSERAARTGADLFVETLLEYGVEHVFGNPGTTELPVMNALSGSQLDYVLGLHEDVAVGAAAGYAGTLRHDSYRPPDTCPVGVVNLHVAPGLAHGLANIQGAMFAGVPLVVTAGNHSTDHQHTEPILHGDIERMARQFTKWSAEVKHVDALPAMLRRAFRIALTPPTGPVFLGLPVDVMTAETTAEPEQLGAIPNAGGGDAGQIASAADRLIDAEDPVLVVGDGVARAGTNAIDAAVRLAEACGARVHGEILMGEVNFPTDHDQWVGTVAPSTESYAEWMDGDALAFVGCSTHIPDLKPDQPLIDPDATLLHLSDDAWQLGKNHPADVAVLGDVGQTMDAVAEAVEDELGSETAARRERAIATIERRLEREDGGQESVNADVLSKRELIAELQRVAPNAYLVNEAITTARYIRNEWNFESEGMISNKSGGLGYGTPATVGSAVAMTMASDSRPVVGVVGDGSYLYYPQAIYTAVRYDLDLTIVIPNNRNYRVLKQNATRLFGGDAEDHEYDGMDFDPPIDFVANAKSHGAHAERVDDPNALGPALERTLEQSGPSVLDVRVRDE
- a CDS encoding arginase family protein, yielding MTDTRPADGSAETMPLTVYWHRKTIAHEPPAGSFKLPSAPFLAVDEPHPDQPARVENIKAMLESGFGDRAQFESASPASREALLRVHDGSYVDWLREFSADGGGRIDGTTTGANEATYDAARYAAGTAIAAAEAALSDDEAVPYALARPSGHHAQPGQPDGFCFFNNAAIAAEAALEAGAERVAIVDWDVHHGNGTQECFYDRDDVLYVSVHHDHGAWDPQYHPQEGSLEETGTGAGEGYTVNVPTPLGIGDRGYADVFDRLVKPVVTAYDPDLVLVSAGQDPGTADPLGRNVVTRGGFRELGRRAQTLAAKASDGRLAIVQEGGYQISHLPFATLGVLEGATGSAVELPEYGVDDPFAWVDESSGHLPRWIDAAVSHHETYWPLEES